From the Mangifera indica cultivar Alphonso chromosome 10, CATAS_Mindica_2.1, whole genome shotgun sequence genome, one window contains:
- the LOC123228240 gene encoding uncharacterized protein LOC123228240, which translates to MVSPPHLKSLQHLPALSMKSSSSSTTLTHMKLKTLLQTFIFSQVCRLIRALAKAKSIFIEIVKNNIHPKQFILSSKTSKLNKHKKKIFFGSFRLHYNWCSSHVTPVPAPILNETMHSYYDSTWNSIISTEPNDHGESELSGYLHWLEEKVCDNNNASSDQKTNEIDRLADVFIANCYEKFRLEKQESYRRFQEMLARSM; encoded by the coding sequence atggtTAGCCCTCCACACCTAAAATCCTTGCAACATCTTCcagctttatcaatgaagtcttcttcttcttccaccaCCTTAACACACATGAAACTCAAAACCCTATTGCAAACCTTCATTTTCTCGCAAGTATGCCGCCTCATTCGTGCTCTTGCAAAGGCAAAATCGATATTCATTGAGATTGTGAAGAACAATATCCACCCTAAGCAGTTCATTCTCTCTTCAAAGACATCAAAATTAAACAAGcacaagaagaaaatttttttcgGGTCATTTCGATTGCACTATAACTGGTGTTCCTCGCATGTCACACCAGTGCCGGCGCCGATACTCAATGAAACAATGCATTCTTACTATGATTCTACATGGAACTCAATAATTTCAACTGAGCCAAATGATCATGGTGAATCCGAACTCTCAGGATACCTCCATTGGCTCGAAGAAAAAGTTTGTGATAATAATAATGCGTCAAGTGATCAGAAGACGAATGAAATAGATCGACTGGCTGATGTTTTCATTGCAAATTGCTATGAAAAATTCAGGTTGGAGAAGCAAGAGTCATACAGGAGATTCCAAGAAATGCTAGCAAGAAGCATGTGA